The Chloroflexaceae bacterium genome has a segment encoding these proteins:
- a CDS encoding ABC transporter permease → MRSAESSAGLSPPRPPLLRWFVLAAMVIGMLLPIVPLVIWSFAFRWSFPDLLPERWSLRAWRYLAAPESQVLPALRDSLLLAGAVTLLATLIGAPAGRALGMYRFRGRALIEMLILAPLIVPAFAVSLGIQIVFIRYGLADTFLGVVLVHLVPATPYMALVMAGVFANFDRQYEDLARTLGARPLQVWRWVTLPAVLPGLVVGALFVFLISWSQYALTLIIGGGRLVTLPMLLFAFARSGDHAVTAALSLVFIAPAVVLLALIARFLGAAPAAGGIRGL, encoded by the coding sequence ATGCGTTCCGCGGAATCTTCTGCCGGGCTTTCTCCGCCGCGCCCGCCCCTGCTGCGCTGGTTCGTCCTGGCGGCGATGGTGATCGGTATGCTCCTGCCGATCGTGCCGCTGGTTATCTGGTCGTTCGCCTTTCGCTGGAGCTTTCCCGATCTGCTGCCCGAACGCTGGAGCCTGCGGGCCTGGCGCTACCTGGCCGCCCCGGAGTCGCAGGTGCTGCCCGCCCTTCGCGACAGCCTGTTGCTTGCCGGAGCCGTGACGCTGCTCGCCACGCTGATCGGCGCGCCCGCCGGGCGCGCCCTGGGCATGTACCGTTTCCGGGGCCGCGCTCTGATCGAGATGCTCATCCTGGCCCCGCTGATCGTCCCCGCCTTCGCCGTGTCCCTCGGCATCCAGATTGTGTTCATCCGCTACGGCCTGGCCGACACGTTCCTCGGCGTCGTTCTGGTGCATCTCGTGCCCGCGACCCCGTACATGGCTCTGGTCATGGCCGGAGTGTTCGCCAACTTCGACCGGCAGTACGAGGACCTGGCGCGCACCCTGGGCGCGCGTCCGTTGCAGGTCTGGCGGTGGGTGACCCTGCCAGCCGTACTTCCCGGTCTGGTGGTGGGCGCGCTGTTCGTGTTCCTGATCTCGTGGAGCCAGTACGCGCTGACGCTGATCATCGGCGGGGGGCGTCTGGTGACTCTGCCGATGCTGCTGTTCGCCTTTGCCCGCAGCGGCGATCATGCGGTGACCGCCGCCCTGAGTCTGGTGTTTATCGCCCCGGCGGTGGTGTTGCTGGCGCTGATCGCCCGCTTTCTGGGCGCCGCGCCCGCCGCCGGCGGCATTCGGGGCCTGTAG
- a CDS encoding ABC transporter ATP-binding protein: protein MTALQLCNLTKTYPGAPAPALRDLSLDVAPGELVVLLGASGCGKSTTLRLVAGLLTPCRGDVRFDGRSVLDTPPERRGVAMVFQKPLLLPHMSVGENVGFGLRVRGERPATIRRRVHELLELVQLPGSAARRPGQLSGGQEQRVALARALIVEPRVLLLDEPFSQLDAGLRAEMRELVAGLQRRLGITTLMVTHDQEEALLLADRIALLEQGRLLQYDTPRGLYERPASVAVARFLGGRNFISGRVAGRRFISDLGAFELAAEPPLQGAAVLTIRPEALALGCNGPVNRLRGTVTAARYLGARMRYQIQAGPFLLEALADAAGPYHPGDAVSLTLPPERLWVMREDG from the coding sequence ATGACCGCCCTGCAACTCTGCAATCTTACCAAAACCTACCCCGGCGCGCCCGCGCCGGCACTCCGCGATCTATCTCTCGATGTGGCCCCGGGCGAACTGGTTGTGCTGCTGGGCGCCTCGGGCTGCGGCAAGAGCACCACGCTGCGCCTGGTGGCCGGGCTGCTCACCCCCTGCCGCGGCGACGTGCGCTTCGATGGGCGCTCGGTGCTGGACACGCCGCCCGAGCGCCGGGGCGTGGCGATGGTGTTTCAGAAGCCATTGCTGCTGCCGCACATGAGCGTCGGCGAGAACGTGGGCTTCGGGCTGCGGGTGCGCGGCGAGCGCCCGGCGACCATCCGGCGCCGGGTTCATGAACTGCTCGAACTGGTGCAGTTGCCGGGCAGCGCCGCCCGGCGCCCCGGCCAGCTCTCCGGTGGTCAGGAACAGCGGGTGGCCCTGGCGCGCGCCCTGATCGTCGAACCGCGAGTGCTGCTGCTCGACGAACCCTTCAGCCAGCTCGACGCCGGACTGCGAGCCGAGATGCGCGAACTGGTCGCCGGGTTGCAACGCCGGCTGGGCATTACCACCCTGATGGTGACCCACGACCAGGAAGAGGCGCTATTGCTGGCCGACCGTATCGCCCTGCTGGAGCAGGGTCGCCTGTTGCAGTACGACACCCCGCGAGGCCTCTACGAGCGCCCGGCCAGCGTCGCCGTCGCGCGCTTTCTCGGCGGCCGCAATTTCATTTCCGGACGGGTAGCAGGCCGGCGCTTCATCAGCGACCTGGGGGCCTTCGAGCTTGCCGCCGAACCGCCGTTGCAGGGCGCAGCCGTGCTGACCATCCGCCCTGAGGCCCTGGCGCTGGGCTGCAACGGCCCGGTTAACCGCCTGCGCGGCACGGTCACGGCGGCGCGCTACCTCGGCGCGCGGATGCGCTATCAGATCCAGGCTGGCCCGTTCCTTCTGGAGGCCCTGGCCGACGCCGCCGGCCCCTACCATCCAGGCGACGCCGTGAGCCTGACCCTTCCGCCGGAACGGCTGTGGGTGATGCGAGAGGATGGATAG
- a CDS encoding aminoglycoside phosphotransferase family protein, with protein sequence MLATELLPAIKIYLRRPEVAGPPGLELTGDWDLRFLAQGEYNINYLLERDSGPPLVVRVNTGSQIGRPGGAQIAYEGAALRLLAPVGVAPRLHYLDATLALLPYGLLVMDYLPGGPLRYADAAHLVAAARTLARLHQTPAVHGNFIRRRALVDDLEEARGWLAPYLESPHAPAPARARLARLLERAAEDAARHADRFPAPFALVHTDVQAHNFVVEDRPDGPHCRLVDWERPLLDDPTYDLAHFSIPTTTRWKTGQTLSAAQIERFLAAYCAARPELDAQELRVRLEIRRPFILLRAVSWCAGAWVEYTGHGRAIAHADTLARIEEYLRPDELEALFPDWLG encoded by the coding sequence ATGCTTGCAACCGAACTATTACCTGCTATCAAGATCTATCTGCGCCGGCCGGAGGTGGCCGGGCCTCCCGGTCTGGAACTGACCGGAGATTGGGACCTGCGCTTTCTGGCCCAGGGTGAATACAACATCAACTATCTGCTCGAGCGCGACAGCGGGCCGCCCCTGGTAGTGCGGGTCAACACCGGCTCGCAGATCGGCCGGCCCGGCGGCGCCCAGATCGCCTACGAGGGGGCGGCCCTGCGCCTGCTGGCGCCGGTGGGCGTGGCGCCGCGTCTGCACTATCTCGACGCGACGCTCGCACTCCTTCCCTATGGCCTGCTGGTGATGGACTACCTGCCAGGCGGGCCGCTGCGCTACGCCGACGCGGCGCACCTCGTCGCGGCGGCGCGAACCCTGGCGCGCCTGCACCAGACCCCCGCGGTCCACGGCAACTTCATCCGGCGCCGGGCGCTGGTTGACGACCTGGAAGAGGCCCGTGGCTGGCTGGCGCCCTATCTGGAAAGCCCTCACGCCCCGGCGCCGGCGCGCGCGCGCCTGGCCCGCCTGCTTGAACGAGCAGCCGAGGATGCCGCGCGCCACGCCGACCGTTTTCCTGCGCCCTTCGCCCTCGTCCACACCGACGTGCAGGCGCACAATTTTGTCGTTGAAGATCGCCCCGATGGCCCCCACTGCCGTCTGGTGGACTGGGAGCGTCCGCTCCTCGACGATCCGACCTACGACCTGGCTCACTTTAGCATCCCCACCACCACCCGCTGGAAGACGGGACAGACCCTCAGCGCGGCGCAGATTGAGCGCTTCCTGGCCGCTTACTGCGCTGCCCGCCCCGAGCTTGACGCGCAGGAGTTGCGCGTCCGTCTGGAGATCCGCCGGCCGTTCATTCTGCTGCGGGCGGTGAGCTGGTGCGCGGGGGCCTGGGTGGAGTACACCGGCCATGGGCGAGCTATCGCTCACGCGGACACGCTGGCGCGGATTGAAGAGTATCTGCGGCCCGACGAGCTGGAGGCGCTGTTTCCAGATTGGTTGGGATGA